In Pseudoalteromonas carrageenovora IAM 12662, the following proteins share a genomic window:
- a CDS encoding anthranilate synthase component 1, producing MIFSHITTTPGEVTSITQVREYISSPLALYAALDKPNSLLLESAEIDSKDSVKSLILVDSALRIVCKGKTVTVNAQSNNGKQLLSYLQANVKSCDSQLNDTTLTLNYQDISRDIDEASKLVADNAFSALRTCINSIQSTTENPFSVFLGGVFAYDMVANFEQLSDVPDGENTCPDYVFYLAETLVVIDHQKQTTELIGNVFNGPDVHANCFEVGKELERLNTLCDNAAEFSADMQTGECEVNVDISDETYCEQVVKLKKNIVDGDIFQVVPSRTFSLPCPDSLHAYSQLKKQNPSPYMFYMRDEDFALFGASPESALKYDVSNQQVEVYPIAGTRARGKFANGQINPDLDSRIELELRNDQKERAEHLMLVDLARNDVARISVAGTRFAKELLKVDRYSQVMHLVSRVVGTLKPELDALHAYQACMNMGTLVGAPKVRAAELVRQTEGKRRGSYGGAVGYLTGDGAMDSCIVIRSAFVKNNTAYVQAGAGVVFDSDPQSEANETRAKAQAVITAIKSTYKAV from the coding sequence TTGATTTTTAGTCATATAACTACCACACCAGGCGAAGTAACAAGCATTACGCAAGTTCGTGAATACATAAGTAGCCCACTTGCACTTTATGCTGCACTTGATAAGCCTAATTCGCTGCTGCTTGAGTCAGCTGAAATTGATTCTAAAGACAGTGTTAAAAGTTTAATTTTAGTTGATAGTGCCCTGCGTATTGTATGTAAGGGAAAAACGGTAACTGTTAACGCACAATCTAATAACGGCAAACAATTATTAAGCTACTTACAAGCAAATGTTAAGAGCTGCGATTCACAATTAAACGACACAACGCTTACACTTAACTACCAAGACATCAGCAGAGATATAGACGAAGCAAGTAAGCTTGTTGCCGATAATGCCTTCAGCGCTCTTCGTACCTGTATTAACAGTATTCAAAGCACCACCGAAAATCCATTTTCGGTATTTTTAGGCGGTGTATTTGCCTACGATATGGTGGCAAATTTTGAGCAATTAAGCGATGTACCTGATGGCGAAAACACCTGCCCAGATTACGTATTTTACCTAGCCGAAACCTTAGTTGTTATTGATCATCAAAAACAAACCACTGAGCTTATTGGTAATGTATTTAATGGCCCAGATGTTCATGCAAATTGCTTTGAAGTAGGTAAAGAACTTGAACGGTTAAATACCCTTTGCGACAACGCGGCAGAATTTAGCGCAGACATGCAAACTGGCGAATGTGAAGTAAACGTTGATATAAGCGATGAAACTTACTGCGAGCAAGTAGTTAAACTTAAAAAGAATATTGTCGATGGCGACATTTTTCAGGTGGTGCCTTCACGTACTTTTTCATTGCCCTGCCCTGACTCGTTACATGCTTACAGCCAACTTAAAAAGCAAAACCCAAGCCCATACATGTTTTACATGCGCGATGAAGACTTTGCTTTATTTGGCGCCTCTCCTGAGTCGGCGCTTAAGTACGATGTAAGTAATCAACAAGTTGAAGTGTATCCAATTGCAGGTACCCGAGCGCGTGGTAAGTTTGCAAACGGACAAATAAACCCAGACTTAGATAGCCGTATTGAGCTTGAGCTAAGAAACGATCAAAAAGAGCGTGCTGAACATTTAATGCTTGTCGATTTAGCGCGTAACGATGTTGCACGTATTAGTGTTGCAGGTACTCGTTTTGCAAAAGAGTTATTAAAAGTAGACCGTTATTCACAAGTAATGCATTTAGTGTCACGCGTAGTAGGTACTTTAAAACCTGAACTTGACGCACTACATGCTTATCAAGCGTGTATGAACATGGGCACGCTTGTTGGTGCACCAAAAGTACGTGCCGCAGAACTTGTACGCCAAACAGAAGGTAAGCGCCGTGGAAGCTACGGTGGTGCAGTAGGTTATTTAACCGGCGATGGAGCAATGGATAGCTGTATTGTTATTCGCTCTGCGTTTGTAAAAAACAATACGGCGTATGTGCAAGCTGGCGCAGGAGTCGTATTTGACTCAGATCCGCAATCAGAAGCAAACGAAACCCGCGCAAAAGCTCAAGCGGTCATTACCGCCATAAAATCTACTTATAAGGCGGTATAA